From the genome of Papaver somniferum cultivar HN1 unplaced genomic scaffold, ASM357369v1 unplaced-scaffold_21, whole genome shotgun sequence:
GTGCTTCCATAAGGATCACTGGGTTGAGTTTCCCCACAATGGCACCGAGCTGAATTTCGAGCCCTTTGAATAAGCTGCAATTAAATGATTCCTGCAGGCCAACTGCTGCCGTAAAAAGTAAGTGGTTGGTGCAACAAATTGAACAGTGGCCTTCTAAGAGTCTAGAGATTTTGAAACCTAAATGGTATTGGTGAGGTTTGGTGTTAGGATCTAAGAAGGGTCACTGAGAGTCGCTAACCGTATTTCTACTGGAACTGGGATCGTAAAGTTCTACTGGAACTAAAATATTCATGTGGGGACTAGAAAAAGATTCACGTTAGCGATGTTATTAGTTTACGCCAGAAATTAATTTATGAAAATTTTACTCAACCAACTTCAATCCAATTTGAGACTTTCCTGCTGTCAGCCTCTCACGACGACTGTTTAGCGCAAGCTAAAATTGAAGATTTCAGCTCAATATCCAATTCCAGATCAGTCTTAAACGTATAGTTCTTATCAAGGGTTCGACTATTCTGTTCATTCCATAAAGTAAAAACCACTGCAGCAGGAATACGACTCGGAATGAAGTTACCCGCATCTGAGAAGATTTCATGATGCCAAGTGTGAGCTAACACTGTCATATTCGAAGGCCAGGCccaagaccaacatgtcctaggAAAGACCATTGACCAAACCTTATGTGCGGCTTTATAGTGCAGGAAAAGGTTTTCACTACTGGCTTAGTGGGTATCATTCTTCGTAGTAAACTCAAATTCCACATAATGTATTTTATCAAAATCTCTAAAATTCGGCCAAAAGCCATCTAAATGGGGAATATGTTTATACTGATTTTAGAGTTCCAGTTACTAAAAAATCTATGAGAATTGTGATATCCTTGAACCTTGAGCATTTGATATTTACATGCTTTACTTTATGGAGTCTGAAATGCTACAATCAACGTAAACATTTATCCCAAAAACAGATCCATGTGAAAACAAAAACTactttcttctttgtcttcttccTTGTTGATTACCTGAAATTTACTATAAATACACATAAGCTTTCAATCACATAAACACAAGTCTTCGAAGGAAAGAAAGAAACATAGTTCATATAGTGATGATGGAGTTCACTCGTGCAAATTTTGCATCCGTTGGGTTTTTGATGTTTGCCACAGTAGGATTCTCGTTGATGCTGCGTAAGTTGTATTGTTTTTTCCTGTTCTTATTTTCTTCTCTCACCAAGTAACTGGTGTACATGCATTTGCTTCTGCACCTCTACTATATTTTTTGATGTTCCAATCTAATTATTTATTACAACGTTTGTAGTGATGCCATCCTTCGCAGCAGCAGCTTTTTCCTGTGATCCTTCAAGGGAATTTTATGTGGGAGGTAATAAGACAGGCTCATATTTTGACGGTGGAGTGTCATGTTACAACTGCCCGGGTGAAATCCAAACCTTATGTAACTTAAAGGGCAGAACAGTATCGAAGTTTGAGTGCAACTGGTGGGACGGTGACCTTGTGTCACATAGGACAACGGTATGCGTAGGCTGCTGTGGAGCACCTCACCCGCCACCAATTCCAGTTATAACGGATAAATGCCAAGCCGGCGATGCAGATTTATCATTCACAACTCCTGCTCTAAGGCCCTGGGACTGCGGCAAATGCCAAAATGGTTGTAAAGATGAATGTGAGAAGAGAAAAGAAACGGTTTCTCGAGAAATGTGCGTGTTCAATAATTATAATTACGACTGCAAATGTTGCTGCAGGACACCTCCACCTCCATCGCCACCTCCTCCGTCCCCTTCACCTCCTcccccatctccaccaccaccaccaccaccaccatcaccccctcctccatctccaccaccacctccaccatcaGATCCACGAGATATGTGCAGTCCCGATTATACTTCTTTATCGACTGTAGTGACAGATTGCTCTCTTTGTCCAGTGTGTGATTGTGGTGCAGGTGTAACCCCAGCAATTACGGCGTGCTTTCCTAATGTTAATTACTGCAATTGTTGTTGCCCAACTACCCTTGGATCATAAGCTATCGGCAGCTGCATAGCCAACAATAGTGGTAAAGCATCACGCGCTGATCATAAGCTAGCTGCAGCCAATGTGATTGTCATAGGGATGCTTTATGCGTTTAATAACAATAAGCAGCATGTATTCTGTTTTATTTGTTTAAGCATGTAGTGATCCATaacttttcattttcaattcatgtATTTTTATTGGTATATGCGGGCAGCGGGCGGGTGTTGATCTACAGGTTTAGTGGACACACTAGTCATTTTATGCCTTTCCTTTTAGTCTGTTTGCAACCCCACGCTAGCGCTTGTAGTTTTAATATGATGTTTCGACTTGTTTTTAAAGTTTGGATTTGCATATTGGTGATACTTAGGATTTATGGGCTTTTGTTGAACTGATGTCACTGTAATACAGTGGTGAAGTCTTtcgtgatgataccagtgacaaTGATTAGTTAATGCAAAATAGGAATGTGAAACAAAAACATAAACTTTGATCAACTGACCCTTAAATTTTAATCTCTTGGCCTGTTATTTTGCTCGTGGtgtctagaatttttttttttttttgatcggtaatgGTGTCTAGAATTTTAAAGAGAAGTGAGTTTGGCAACCGTTGTTTGCCTACCTTACTCAGGCAACAATGTCTATCTTTTGATTCTGTTATATCTTCAGGAAGTATGAACATATTAGAGTTGAACAAATGCTTACCAAAAACAAGGCAAGCTTACAAAAGAAAATTCAAGATGACACATTGTCAGAACTCAAAACAGCAAAAATTTGTTAACGTCTTCTAACTAGGTTCTCAAACAGTTGAACGCATATTATTTCCTAGTTGCATTCCCGCTACAACTAATTATTTCATATTTGAATTCCCGCTACAGCTAATTATTTCATAGTTGAGTTCCCGCTACAACTAAAGCTGAATGAGTTCGTCACTCACTACACAAGGTGTTAGAACACCAAGATATGTGAACAGAAGCGTTAAGTACTGAGGTGGTGTATAATCCCTTGCAGCTAGATGTTTCGACTTCCACTCCTGGAATGGGAACCCCAAAATCTATTGGACGCAGAGCAGGGGTGAGATCTTTGTTAATAACACTGTGATAACTCATGTTGTGATGATAACTTTGTTAATAGCACCGTGATAACTTAACTTATGGTGTGATGATAACTTATCTATGTGAAGCATGTGAAAATATCAATAAAAGATGATTTTGTTACCGAAAAGACAAGAATTTAGCTTCGTTGGATATTTCAGATGGCAGTTGGGAAAATCAGGAATTGGTGTGAAAATATCGGGCTATATTATGGAGGTATCACGGTAGGTACATCAGGCGTTGTCACGGTAAGCTCTAATCATAAGTTAAAAATACTTGGCAGAGGCGCAGCCAGTGGTACCCGTTTGCTCATAAGAGTTAAATTTTTTAAGGGAACTGCAACGAAATAATtgcaattttattttcttcttctatttataTAGATGGTGGCACCTTTTTCTCTAAAA
Proteins encoded in this window:
- the LOC113339889 gene encoding espin-like isoform X1; this translates as MMEFTRANFASVGFLMFATVGFSLMLLMPSFAAAAFSCDPSREFYVGGNKTGSYFDGGVSCYNCPGEIQTLCNLKGRTVSKFECNWWDGDLVSHRTTVCVGCCGAPHPPPIPVITDKCQAGDADLSFTTPALRPWDCGKCQNGCKDECEKRKETVSREMCVFNNYNYDCKCCCRTPPPPSPPPPSPSPPPPSPPPPPPPPSPPPPSPPPPPPSDPRDMCSPDYTSLSTVVTDCSLCPVCDCGAGVTPAITACFPNVNYCNCCCPTTLGS
- the LOC113339889 gene encoding espin-like isoform X2 yields the protein MMEFTRANFASVGFLMFATVGFSLMLPFSCDPSREFYVGGNKTGSYFDGGVSCYNCPGEIQTLCNLKGRTVSKFECNWWDGDLVSHRTTVCVGCCGAPHPPPIPVITDKCQAGDADLSFTTPALRPWDCGKCQNGCKDECEKRKETVSREMCVFNNYNYDCKCCCRTPPPPSPPPPSPSPPPPSPPPPPPPPSPPPPSPPPPPPSDPRDMCSPDYTSLSTVVTDCSLCPVCDCGAGVTPAITACFPNVNYCNCCCPTTLGS